The following proteins are encoded in a genomic region of Corticium candelabrum chromosome 19, ooCorCand1.1, whole genome shotgun sequence:
- the LOC134194747 gene encoding transcription factor Adf-1-like: protein MEEKLIESVRKYGCLWQVKSREYKDLRLKENSWKEVSEETGLPAADCQKVWKRLRDKFVREKKKTKSMRSGDSGPPYSSLWEYFEVLSFLLDTIKHRQTVTNFSAPLDDGCVHDDDEEDNDDDSESIVAVDQFEHNQSMTTRQSTPSPSVPLSGGVVQTPMGEIRSNRGKGKKRKVDAEAVDLAMLQLINDQKSNPTEPSLDEEGLFGLHIAAKLRQLSDREKAIAEIKIEEILLEAKFGYQYQQSSHQYQH from the exons atggaagagaagcTTATCGAAAGTGTACGTAAGTACGGCTGCCTGTGGCAAGTAAAGTCCAGGGAGTATAAAGACCTGCGTCTGAAGGAGAACTCTTGGAAAGAGGTCTCGGAAGAAACTGGGCTCCCAGCGGCAGACTGCCAGAAAGTATGGAAACGTCTTCGCGACAAGTTCGTGAGGGAAAAGAAGAAAACTAAATCAATGCGTTCTGGAGACTCGGGACCTCCCTACAGCTCATTGTGGGAGTACTTTGAGGTTCTCAGCTTCCTCCTGGACACCATAAAACATCGCCA AACAGTTACCAACTTTAGTGCCCCCCTAGATGATGGTTGCgttcatgatgatgatgaggaggacaatgatgatgatagtgAGAG CATTGTAGCAGTAGACCAGTTTGAACACAACCAATCAATGACAACACGTCAGTCTACTCCGTCACCATCAGTGCCATTATCTGGAGGAGTAGTGCAAACACCTATGGGAGAAATTCGTTCCAACAGAGGCAAGGGCAAAAAGAGGAAGGTGGATGCTGAAGCTGTTGATTTAGCTATGCTTCAGTTGATCAACGACCAGAAGAGCAATCCTACTGAGCCATCGCTAGATGAAGAAGGGCTATTTGGATTACACATTGCAGCCAAACTAAGACAGTTGTCCGACCGTGAGAAAGCAATTGCGGAGATTAAAATCGAAGAAATACTATTGGAGGCAAAATTTGGCTACCAATACCAGCAAAGCAGCCACCAATACCAGCATTGA